A genomic region of Bacillota bacterium contains the following coding sequences:
- the clpP gene encoding ATP-dependent Clp endopeptidase proteolytic subunit ClpP, whose translation MTRSQLVPIVVEQTARGERAYDIYSRLLKERIIFIGGPIDDYVANLVIAQMLFLQSEDPEKDISLYINSPGGVVYSGLAIYDTMQYVGKVSTICIGMAASMAAMLLAAGAKGKRYALPYSRIMIHQPMGGARGQATDIEIEAREILRLKRIGNEILSKHTGQPMERIEKDTDRNYYMSAEEAKEYGLIDEILHEPAGRSPKR comes from the coding sequence ATGACCCGGAGCCAGCTTGTACCGATTGTGGTGGAGCAGACGGCGCGGGGCGAGCGGGCGTACGACATTTACTCCCGCCTGCTAAAGGAGCGGATCATCTTCATCGGGGGGCCCATCGACGACTACGTGGCCAACCTGGTCATCGCTCAAATGCTCTTCCTGCAGTCGGAGGACCCCGAGAAGGACATCTCCCTTTACATCAACAGCCCCGGTGGAGTGGTCTACTCGGGCCTCGCCATCTACGACACCATGCAGTACGTGGGCAAGGTTTCCACCATCTGCATCGGCATGGCCGCGAGCATGGCGGCGATGCTGCTGGCGGCCGGTGCCAAGGGCAAGCGCTACGCCCTGCCGTACTCGCGTATCATGATTCACCAGCCGATGGGCGGGGCACGCGGCCAGGCCACCGACATCGAGATCGAAGCCCGGGAGATCCTGCGCTTGAAGCGTATCGGAAACGAGATTCTGAGCAAGCATACCGGGCAGCCGATGGAGCGAATCGAGAAGGACACGGACCGCAACTACTACATGTCCGCGGAAGAGGCTAAAGAATACGGCCTCATCGACGAGATCCTGCATGAACCGGCCGGCCGCTCGCCCAAGCGCTAA